A part of Actinobaculum sp. 313 genomic DNA contains:
- a CDS encoding PaaI family thioesterase: MSDNLFLHDLGALANTMGVELIEATPRQVRMRLPVAGNTQPIGLLHGGANGVLIEHAGSILASFHAPKGRIPVGTELSVSQLRSALTGHVTATATVLSEGRSSFCAQVHVRDDTGVLTAAGRLTAVYVRRPSA; the protein is encoded by the coding sequence ATGAGTGACAACCTGTTCTTACACGATCTGGGCGCCTTGGCGAACACGATGGGTGTCGAGTTGATCGAGGCAACACCACGCCAGGTACGTATGCGCCTACCTGTGGCGGGAAACACCCAGCCCATCGGACTGCTACACGGCGGCGCTAATGGCGTGTTAATCGAACATGCCGGTTCAATCCTCGCCAGCTTTCACGCGCCCAAAGGGCGTATTCCGGTGGGGACCGAACTCTCCGTCAGCCAACTTCGCTCAGCGCTGACAGGCCATGTCACCGCGACTGCAACCGTGTTATCGGAAGGACGCTCGAGCTTCTGTGCTCAGGTACATGTGCGCGACGACACCGGAGTTCTGACGGCGGCTGGGCGTCTCACCGCAGTGTACGTCAGGCGTCCCTCCGCTTAG
- a CDS encoding response regulator, translating to MAEDEVTESQSAEAQRQRVRALVVEDEALIRLDIVETLEDAGYEVVGQAGDGETAIELADELEPELIVMDVKMPGMDGITAADRILQDRRCAIVMLTAFSQSELVERARDAGAMAYVVKPFTPAELIPAVEIAVSRSQEIEALEGEVASLTEQFETRKRVDRAKGLLQARMGLTEPEAFRWIQKTSMDRRLTMREVADAVIDQVGGKD from the coding sequence ATGGCAGAAGATGAGGTAACGGAATCACAGTCCGCCGAGGCACAGCGGCAGCGCGTCCGCGCGCTCGTCGTCGAGGATGAGGCGTTGATCCGGCTCGATATCGTCGAAACGCTTGAGGATGCAGGATACGAGGTGGTCGGGCAGGCCGGCGATGGCGAGACGGCCATTGAACTTGCCGACGAACTTGAGCCTGAATTAATCGTTATGGATGTCAAGATGCCCGGGATGGATGGCATTACCGCGGCTGATCGCATCCTGCAGGATCGCCGATGCGCGATTGTTATGCTCACGGCGTTCTCGCAGAGCGAGTTGGTTGAGCGGGCACGCGATGCGGGCGCTATGGCTTACGTTGTCAAGCCTTTCACTCCTGCGGAACTCATTCCGGCGGTTGAGATCGCTGTCTCGCGCAGTCAGGAGATCGAGGCGTTGGAAGGTGAAGTCGCAAGCCTGACCGAACAGTTCGAGACCCGTAAGAGGGTCGACCGTGCGAAGGGCCTGTTGCAGGCGCGTATGGGGCTCACGGAGCCGGAAGCATTTCGATGGATCCAAAAGACCTCGATGGATCGGCGTCTGACCATGCGTGAGGTGGCGGATGCCGTCATCGACCAGGTCGGTGGCAAAGACTAA